From a single Rutidosis leptorrhynchoides isolate AG116_Rl617_1_P2 chromosome 5, CSIRO_AGI_Rlap_v1, whole genome shotgun sequence genomic region:
- the LOC139849202 gene encoding uncharacterized protein produces MAKKGDHEQASFAFLEAECAAILKKSDLPPKLSDPGPFMVPCRIDDSEIFKCLTDSGASINLMPLSVYLRLGLNELKLTKTGVRLVNQSISKLLGIPENLVVKIGELEFPADFVVVDMPEDKVVPIVFGRPFLEIAGALTDWRTCKLIFRDRGKTLSFQTKFSVKPPPTPVDSVHNVMTIEEWSSVQSRL; encoded by the exons ATGGCGAAGAAGGGTGATCATGAGCAGGCATCCTTCGCGTTTCTTGAAGCGGAATGTGCTGCTATTTTGAAGAAGAGTGATTTGCCGCCAAAGCTAAGTGATCCCGGACCATTCATGGTGCCCTGTAGGATTGATGACTCTGAAATTTTTAAGTGTTTAACTGATTCAGGTgcgagtatcaatcttatgccgttATCTGTTTATTTACGTTTGGGTTTGAATGAGCTTAAGTTGACTAAAACTGGAGTTAGATTAGTTAACCAGTCAATTAGTAAACTCTTAGGGATTCCTGAAAATTTGGTGGTTAAAATAGGTGAATTAGAGTTCCCAGCGGATTTTGTGGTTGTTGATATGCCAGAGGATAAGGTTGTACCGATTGTTTTTGGTAGACCATTTTTAGAAATTGCAGGTGCATTAACTGACTGGAGAACGTGTAAACTAATTTTTAGGGATAGAGGTAAAACTTTAAGTTTTCAAACAAAGTTTAGTGTTAAACCACCGCCCACACCCGTTGATTCT GTACATAATGTGATGACAATCGAGGAATGGTCGTCAGTGCAGAGCCGTCTGTAA
- the LOC139849203 gene encoding uncharacterized protein — protein MYKTFKMLEFIIDDDSDDEKIYNFVSSLADEDVAGEATSSRVPRPRTYILRDREDAAVRERPDATGRQSLTILQKCTAAIRQMAYGTTPDLHDEYIKIGEKTAALCLDNFYRCVFHLFSRHYLRKPRAEDIARLYNLHAQKHGLPGMLGSIDCANNDINVLNYSPLFNTIKNGTAPPSPFDVNGHHNEIGYYLGDVIYPDWAMLVKAPHAPTGEPRKQFKKFQESARKDIERAFGVLQGRFQMLKTPARSMDFNKFRRHMYACIVLHNMIQENNGFVIGKKKEKNDTTEPTTTVTKGFEGSRCKG, from the exons ATGTATAAAACCTTCAAAATGCTCGAGTTTATTATTGATGACGATTCGGATGatgaaaaaatatataattttgttaGTAGTTTGGCAGACGAAGATGTCGCAGGAGAAGCTACTAGTTCACGAGTCCCTCGCCCCCGTACCTATATTCTAAGAGATCGCGAAGATGCGGCAGTGAG GGAACGTCCCGATGCTACTGGTCGTCAAAGTTTGACAATACTTCAAAAATGCACGGCGGCCATACGTCAAATGGCGTATGGAACTACACCTGATTTACATGACGAATACATAAAAATTGGTGAGAAAACGGCTGCTTTATGTTTAGATAATTTTTACAGATGCGTATTTCATTTGTTTTCTAGACACTACTTGAGAAAACCAAGAGCCGAAGATATTGCTCGGCTTTATAATTTGCATGCCCAAAAACATGGTTTACCGGGTATGCTTGgtagtattgatt GTGCGAACAATGACATTAACGTTTTAAATTATTCACCATTGTTCAACACTATTAAGAATGGAACTGCTCCACCTTCACCATTCGATGTTAACGGGCATCACAACGAAATAGGTTATTACCTTGGTGATGTTATATACCCCGATTGGGCTATGTTGGTCAAAGCGCCCCATGCTCCAACTGGCGAACCGCGAAAACAATTTAAAAAGTTTCAAGAAAGTGCAAGAAAAGATATTGAGCGTGCATTTGGAGTATTACAGGGTAGATTTCAAATGTTAAAAACTCCGGCGAGATCTATGGACTTCAACAAATTTAGAAGACATATGTATGCTTGTATCGTATTACATAACATGATTCAAGAAAATAACGGGTTTGTTATtggaaagaaaaaagaaaaaaatgataCAACGGAACCCACCACGACGGTTACAAAGGGATTTGAGGGATCGAGATGCAAGGGTTAA